The Brevinema andersonii region ATAAAATGGAATACTAGGATAAGCAATAACATATAAAATATCCCGATCTTGCGGGACTGGCTTAGAAACTATATTCCATGATTTCACAGGAATTCCTTGCTTATTGATATAAGCAGTCCTAAATCCACCAGGAATTGCTGATAATGTTATTGCCAATTCACCTTTAAAATCAGAAGCTTGTAAAAAAGAGGGCTTGATGACTACTTTTGCCAAATTATCAAAATAACCTATATATTTATCCACTTTCATTCTAGCTCTGTTATAAAAAAAGGATCCTATGGATGATATTTTATCAGTCAAATTATATTTACCCTCTGCATTCATAAATCCATGTTGATTATTTTGAGAAACACGTGCAAAAGTACCATCAAAACGAGCGGCACGAGTAAAAATAAACGGTGCAATTAGCTCGCCTTGTGTATTAATATAGCCAAATAAATTATTTTGAGAAACAATAGCAAGACCATGATAGAAATCATCAGCATTTTTATAAATGGTAGGAATTACTAATTCACCATTTTTATTGATATAACCCCATGAATTTCCACGCTTTACTCTAGCTAATCCATTTTTAAAATCTCCGATATAATCATAAGATTTCGTTGTAATCACTGTTCCTGATTTATCAATCACAAACCATGATCTTCCATCTGATACTGCTGCAATGTTTTCTGAAAAGGAGCGAGCATTTTTATATTGTGGATCTATTGTAAAAATACCTTTTTTATCAATGTATCCATATAAAGCATTTCGACCAACCAATGTCTTTACTAATGCTAGGCCATTTTGAAAATCATAAGCATCTAAAAAAGCAGCAGGAATTATTTCTTTTCCTTGAGAAGAAGCATATCCAAATAAATCATCTCTCTTAAATCTTGATACAGACTCAACTATAGGAAAAATAGCATCATATACTGCACTACTAGCAATAGTCCCTGAAGGCAAAAGATAAGCAAATTTCCCACGGATATTGACCTGTGCAACACCACCATTAAAATCAGAAACAGATAAAAATTTAGGAGGAATAATTTCTCGTCCCTGTATATTAATAAATCCATATAATAGTTCACGTTTATCATCATAAGTACTAATTTTTGCAAGCCCTTCAGAAAAATCTGTAGCAGATTCATACTTCGGAGGAACAATGATTTTTCCTGCAGAATTTATATATCCCCATTTCCCATTTTGAGGAAAAGGATATAATTTACTATCCTCCTGCCCAAAAATATTAATAGAAATAAATAAAATCATCATATTAACTTTCAAAAACAAGTGCATAAAATCCTCTTCTCCTTTAGAAAATATATATAAGTATAACATAAAATAAGGAAAAATCAATAATTTAATACAAATTTCTAGTACTAAAAAGTAAAGCATTTACTAAAGACTCCGAAAATTTATTATATGATACAGAAGAAATTTTATGGAAACCTATTTATCTAAAAAACAATTAGGCCAAAAAGCAGAAATCGAAGCTAAACAGTTTTTATTGGAACAAAACTGGCAATTTATTACACAAAATTATTTTACAAAATTCGGAGAAATTGATTTAATTTTTATCAATAATACCACTTTAGTATTCATAGAAGTTAAAATGCGTACCCCAAAAAGTGATTTTGATATTTCGATAAATCCCAAAAAGGTGAAAAATATTAGAAAGACAGCAGAAATTTTTTTAGAAAAAGAAAATATTAATTTTACAGAAATTCGTTTTGATGTGATTTTTGTAAATTATAATAAAAGAGGAGATGTTGTGGAGATTGGGCACAGACCAAATTTTTTTTAATGAGGTTAACCGTGTCCGAACTATCTTTCGACCGAAAACGTAATTTCCGGCGTCTTATTGTTAAGACCAATTCAGGTTCCTTAACCCCGGAAAGAACTGAATCTCTAAGACGAAAAATTAATGATCCGACCTATTTATCCTTTACAATTGATCGCTTAGCAGATAATCTCAGCAAAGTCTTTACAGAAAGCTATTCTGCTACTGGTAAAGACTAAAAATATCAAAATAAAAACTGGTTCCGTTTTTATTTTGATCAACACTCCTACTTTAAATAATCCCCTAATTTAGGGGATTATTTTTATGAGCAGATAAAACTTATACTCTTTTATTCCCATAAAGGAGGTACAAATTCTTCTTGAACCCAAGCTTCTCTTTTATCAAGAGTTTTTACAAGTAAAAATTCACCTATTTGATCTACCACCCTCAATTCCGATCCTGCCGGTAAAGTAATATTTTTTTTACTTTTCACATCAGGTTCCTCATAAAGGTCAATAATATGTGTTGCTATCCTATCCGGCACATTAAAAAAAATATAATAACGAATTAAGCCAACACTTAAAAGAACAACAGAAGTGCTAAACATACCTATTATATACAAAATATATTTTTTCTTTTTTACTGGCAAAAATACTATTAAAGAAACAATTAATAACAAAAAGGATCCTAAAATTGCATTCCATTGAGGAGGAACCGCATTAAAAAAAACAGCAAACATCCTACTAATCACATTATCTTGAGTAAATACTACCGGTAATCCTATTTCTCTTCTTAATTGATAAAATAAAGTTCTAATTTGTTTATTATTGGGAGCAAGAAGCATAGCTTTTTTGATACATTTCATTGCTGGCCCATATTCACTATTATAATAAAATTGTAAACCATTATTATAAAGATTATTCGGATGAGTAAATTGATCTACTCTATCTTTTGCCATAATAGGTGTTATTAAAAATAACATTTTAATTAAGAAAAAAGTACATTTTTTCATATTTTTGTTCCTTGAAAGTGATATTGAGCTATTATTTTTTTCAATCTGTTATATTTTCTATTATAAAGAAATTCATTATAAACTTCTCCCTTTAACAATTGAGTATATTCTGAGTAAAAATACTCATGTAATAGGCTTTTTTGATGAGAATCCAAAACAAAATTGATCCACTCAATATATAATTTTTCAAACAACACAGTCAAATTTATTATTGGATTCAAGGAAAAATCAAATATTTTATCGATATGAATATTATCATTTTTTCCTATCACTGATAATTTTTCATGACTCCAAGAATCAAAAAATGCTCCGCTTTCTGATCCGTTTATTACTCTATTATGCAGATTTTCTTCTTTACAAAATGCTATGGACATTTCAAACCAATGTCGAAATTGTTCTAATAATGGATCTACTAATACAAGTTGGTTATCTATTCCCTGAGCATAAAAATCAGGCAATTTATGCACATGAATGGTCTCTAAAGTTTTTAATCGATTGGCATTGCTTCTATATTGACGGTCGTAAGTTGTTCCTACTGCATGACCTCTATAATTCGTATAAGCAAGGTCTTGACCTATCATAATGATCTTTTCAGCTCCGTGGGACACAGCATAATGAAAAGCAGAGGTCGCAACAGAACCTCCTGTTTGCAGCTCGGGAAACTTTATCCCATAAGACATCAAAAAATTTATCAACTCAATCCGGTGAATATATAGGCCTTTTTTAGGATGATTCACTGGGTGTCCTGTAGACACAAAAGAAATTGCCTTCCACGGCTGATTGACAATAATTGGATGTACAGAAATATCAGCAATAAGTATCATTTTATTAAAAATAGAATGTTCAATAGAAACGAAATCCGTAACATTATGAATCTTCGCGTCAACAGCATGAACAAAATCAGGTACTATCCCATACTCTAATAAAGAACTCAATGCTGTATCAACTGCTATAATCACATAAGAATGATGTATTTTTTCTAAGTATGGGAGACTTTCCTTCAAGGAAGGCCCAGCAGAACAAATAATAACCTTCTTTCCGCAAAATACAGTAGTAGGAATTATACTAATACTCTGGGAATTTAATAATTGAATATTCTGTAAAATATTACAATACCAAGATTCCATAAGATGAAAATGTATATTATGAGTCGAACGTAATACATGTTTTCCTTTTTCGGTATATGAGGTCCACACTTGATCCTTGAATGTAATATTTCTCATAGACAAGTCAACAAAATTTAAAGATTGATATGCAGGAAGAGATACAATAGCATCAAAAATCTTTTGTGGATCGTCAACATCAATAAATGCATGCAATTTTTCAATAGGAAATACCATTTTAAAGATTTCTGCTATTTCTCTTCTCAATTCTACAGCAATGATAGTAAATCCTTGTTGAACCAGCAGTTCTGTATGATACCCTAATCCCACACCCCATAAAATAATTATTGTAGCAGATTGATCACAATATTTAAGAGGCTCAATAAAACGTTGAGCTTCTAAAACAGGAAACTTACTGCTATGCAAATAAAGACCGTCATATTTTATCGTATAATTATTATCTTGTGCTTTAATAAGAGAAAATTGATTAGCATATTTATTCAAACTTTCTAACAAGTTCATATCATGATTCCTGTCACAATTTGAGATAGAAACGTCCCACACTTAGCAGAAAAATATGCAAGAATGATACCTGCAAAAATATCCGAAGGATAATGCACAGCTAAATAAACCCTTGAAAATGCAATAATAAGCGCGATTATTAAAAAAAAAGGCCATGCAACTGGAAAAACCAATTTTGCCGTAAATGCCATAGTAAATGCAGCTGCTGTATGACCCGATGGAAAAGAAAAAGGATCAGGTGGAGCATACAAATAATCAAGATCTTGATATACTAAATAAGGACGTGTCCGTTTGACTAAATTCTTTAAAAATATTTGACCATAAAGCTGCAATAAAGCAGAAATATGAAAAGATACACCAATAGGCACGCTATATAGCATAATAATTAAAGAAAATAATAACCAAGCTTGTCCATTACCTAATTTTGTAAAGAGAATTGCAATCCGTGTTAGAAATTGACGCCTCGTTTTTGTAAATACCAATAATAACAAGCGATCAGGATTATATTTTTCTGATAAAGACAAAGAATGAGATGTATGTAATTTTTTAGGAGTATTATTTCTATGGCGAAATAAGTTCAAAATAACCTCTATTACATTTGTTGAAATTCAGGATGAAAATATAAAGTAAAATCAGTTAATAGTTCTTGATCAATACGCATAGGCTTTCTGAATTCAGCATTCGTAAATATATGCTTAGAAAATCCAATTACACAAAGTTCTGAGTCATTACGAAGAATTTGATAATCCAATCGAAGACGACGATTGTCTAAATGTGTAACAGCACTTAATATAGTAATTTTATCTTCAAAAAAGGTAGGAGCTTTGTAACGAAATCCTAATTCCGTTACTGGTAACACGATACCTAGAGCCTCTATTTCAGAATAAGAAATACCCATATCTCTCATTAATTGTGTTCGTGAAAATTCCGCCCAAATAGGATAAACAGCATGATGAACTATTCCCATCATATCTGTTTCTGCATATCTTACTATGACATTGCTTTCATGGATCATATTTTCCTCTTTTTATCGAAAATCGCTCTGGGGGAATTTTTTCTTTTTTTATATTTTGATAGTATATAAGATTGTTGTTTATGAATTTTCTGTCCTGCTTCCTGTCTTTTTGAAAGAAGTTCCAATGTCTCTGATTTTAATTTTCTCCAATTTTCCAAACGTCCGGAATCTAATTGGCCATTTCGTATTGCATCACGAACAGCACAATTTGGTTCATGCAAATGAACACAATTACGGAATTGACATTGCAAACTTAACTGTTGAATATCGCTAAAACTTTCTGATAATGATTCGCAATCATCCAGCCAAACATATAGTTCTCTAATGCCAGGATTATCAATAATAATCCCTCCATTTTCAAGAAAAAACATATCTCTCGAACTTGTTGTATGCTTTCCTTTATTATTTTTACCTACCGATCTGGTCATTTGAACATTCTGACCTAACAAAGTGTTCACTATTGTGGATTTTCCAACTCCAGAAGATCCTAAAAATACTGCTGTTTTTCCTGCACTTAGATATTTTAAAAGCACATCGACAATTAGCGGATCATGAGCATTAGTCAATAGAATAGGAATATTTGGAGCTAATTTCCGCGTTTCAAGAAGAAACTGTTCAGCATTTTCTATGCAATCAATTTTATTAAGTAGGATAATGAAATCAATATGATTTTCTGCAGATAATGTCAAATAACGCTCAATTTTTCTAGGATTAAAACCTTCGAGAAGAGACACCACTAAAAATATAATATCTGCATTAGCAGTAATTACTTGCTCAACTGAAGTTTTCCCAGAAGTTTTACGTGAAATTTTATTTCTTCGTGGAAGAATTACTTCAACAATAGCTTTCTCATTATTGAAACTCACCATAACCCAATCACCGACAACTGGCCATTGTTCTTTTAATAATGATTTTCTTAAAGAGCCTCTTAACCGTGCCGAAAAATGCCCTGATTCCGTTATAATATTATACCCAAAACTATGCTTTTGTGTTATTCGTGCAGGAACAAGTTCCGGATATCTGCTAGAAAAATTTTTAAAATATTCATCCCAGCCAAGATTATATAATAATTTAAGCAATTTTATACATCCTTATTCAGATTTATAGGTTTAAATAGCCTACCCGAACCCTTAAAAAACCGGACAAAAAATTCATAATATTCTAATCTTAATGTTTGAATCCCAACAATAAATCCTTCAAAGAAAATAACAAAAATATTGCCTAATAACAAAATAATATTACCAACTATCGGATTCGAAGCAAGATCTTTTAAAGCAAAAATAGCTAACATTAAAGCAGCATGCGTTAAAGCAAAAGCTCCAATACGCACAAAAGAAATAGTATTTGAAAGTAACGACAAATAAAATTCAAACATATCAAAGATACCCATCCACCATTCTGACAATTTTCCATGCCCATAGAATAAAACATCCCAAACTCTCTCAAAACCTAGAAAAATACTCAAAATAATAATAGATATCACTAGCCATAACGAAATTGTTTCACCTTTTATTATTCTATAACATACTGTTAAAAACATCAGATAAATAACAAAAGCAATAATCCCTTTATGAGAAAAAATTAACATTTGCCAATCTTTAATTTTGATCGCGTTAATAATACCTAACAAATAACCTAGAATAATCACCCCTATTCCGAAACAAACTGAATAGGTTAATAGTGTCGTAGTTTGATGCATTGGACTAAGCCATAAATGAGGAATAATATTTTCATATCCAAAAATAGAACCATAAAAAAATCCAAAAATAGTCGCTGAAATACCTACCCAAACCATTAAAGAAAAAATTAAACGAAAAGCAGATTTTTTAAACAATAGTCCAATTAAACCAACACTTAACAGCACCAATCCCTGTCCAACATCGCCAAACATCGCACCATACATCACAACATATAAAATAGCTACAAGAAGTGTTGGATCAATCTCTCGATAGCCAGGGATACCAAAAAGAGTAACAAGGGTTTCAAATGGCTTAAAAATACGAGGATTTCCTAATTTTGTAGGAACATCGGTTCCTGTAGAGAAATAATCTGTATTCGTAATATGCATTTCATATTTTTGTCCACATAATTTTTCTAATTCTATTTTAAAATTTTTAAATTCTTTTGCAGCTATCCAACCTGAAAATACAACAAAATGACCCGCTTGACGTACAGAATTATTAACTTCTGAAATTTTATTGTATAAAGATATTGAATAAAAAATCTGTCTTAATTCTTGTAAAATTTCAGGAGCTATTTTCTGACATTCATTCTCTAATAACAATTCCTTATCACATAGTATAGTAAATTCTAGACCTAATTCCATCATATTTACCACCCCCCTCCCGAAAAATTCGTCAGGAAGGCCATAATTAATAAAGTACACTTTCTCTAGCAAAGAATTTAGTTCATGCATATGCTCCCTAGATACTGCCAAAAATACAATTTCAGAATCATTAATATGCCCTTCTGTCAATATTTCGCCATTAAAACGGGCAAATTCATGTTTTAATAATTCCAAATTACCAATACTAATAACTCCCAAAACAGAATATAATTCTTCAGGATCTTTAAGTTGTTCAGCATGACGTACCGACTGATTATACATCCTAAGTCCTGCCATTTTAACAGCAACTTCTTCCTTTTTTTTTCTCACTGCCATAAATTTATCTTGGAAATAAGCAACTTTATTTTGGTCAGACCTAAGGATATCGCCAATAGCAGGGATTGAAAGTTGTGATTTATAATGAAGTAAATCCGTACTATTTTTTCTATTAGAAGCATACTTTTCAAAAAAATTTTTAATTTCTATAGCATAACGTTCATAATCAGTTATAATTTTCTTTTTATCTGAATTTTGCTCCTTCACCCATTTTTCTGGATCATTAACAAAAAATGAAAGACTTGAAGGTTCAAAGATACCTGACTCTACAACAAACTGCGATACTTTATTTTCATCTTTTTTTAACACAAGAAGATCTATCAAAAACATTTTTTGTGACGTAAACATAAATTCACCTGTAAAATTATAAAAAATCCATCACTTCTTCTTTTTCCATATGAAGTGATTTCGCTTCAATAATCGTAGATAACTGAGAAAATTGTATTTTTTTCAATTGTAAAAAGGCCAAGAACGATGAAATACTTGTCAAACTTCCATGCAGTTCTTTACGGCATATCTTTTCTATTCTCGAACGCATAGACATCCTGATTGTAGATGCATTATTATGGCAGTCAACATCTATATAACGGTCCTCTTTCAGCATATCACAAAATTCCTGACTCGTCACTACCACAATATAATGTTGCCATCGTTCTGACGATAAAATATGTGTAACATTAGGGAGATAAAGCCATGCTTCCTTAGCATCAAGTCCATAATGAAATTTATAACGGTACAAATTTAACAAACGTTCCATATCTATAGGCAACAAAACAATCTTTTTTGCATTTAACTTCCCATGAGTATCTAATCTTTTAGAAACAGTGAAAATCCGATTCGCATAAAACGTATCCAATGCCGATTCCCAATAAAAAGTATTTTTTTCTGTTTCTACTTTATCAAGAGAGTTAGTAAGCATTTCATAAGCTGTCCCAATCAAAAACTGACGTAACTCCTGAAATGTTCTAATTTCACGATATTTATTCAATGATAATTGAGGAGTAAATACATATTGGTAAAAATTATCAGAAAAACGATCAGAAACGAGCATTTGTACTAAAATTTTTAAATTTTCTATTTCAAATTCACGTAACAATTCTTTTACAAATGCTTTACCTTCACCTGATAAAGCACTAGAAGCCGTATATCCAAAATATATCAATTTCTCTTTAAGTTTTTTTAGAAAAAAATGAGAATCTAAAGGTTCTGATAAAATTATATTTTCTTTTTGTGCAATATATTGTAATATTTGCATAAGATCAAAAGAAAGTATTTTTTCCATCTCTTTTTTAGACAAAAAAGATAAGCTCCAATTTTTTACACGTACAGATAAAGGAATATACTGAGCTGATATCATCGTTATTCCAACCAAAATTCATGTGATAAAGATAACAAAATATTATCTTTCTTTTTTTCCCACAATTCTTGCAGTAGATTTTTTTTATTTTGGAATGTACTTTGCAATTCTTGATCATATAATTGAACACGATTCAGCATTTCTTCTTCTTGAAGTTTTTCATATTGTAAATATTCATCTAAAAAAGATTGTTCCATAATTTTAATTTTTTTGTCGATGGAATCGTAAATTTCTTTTATTTCTTTATTTCCGTTTTCTTTAAGCTGTGCTATATGTTCTTCGATATCATAAATTTGATCTATCATTGATTTCATATTATTCTCCAGCTATCATTATTCCTAATCCGGAACGTAACATTTTTTTTTCTAAGCTACCAAAAGAATCAATAAAATTCTCACTATTCGGTACTTTGGCAATCATAACAAATTTATGCTGTGCAGGATTTTTCTTAATAAAATTTTTAATTTCTAAAAAAGGATCTCCTTCTAACAAAACAGTCTCAATATCAATATGGTATGAGGAAGCAATTCGTTTAGCATATTCTAAATATTTTTCTGCATCACGCCTCAAATTATCTCCAAAAACTGAAGATTCTTCTTCTATAAAAATTTTATAACGTTGAAGTTTAGCTAATGATTCTTTATCCAAAACATAAATTGCCGTCACTTTGGCGTTGAGAAATACTGCTGTTTCAATAGCTTTTTCTGTTGCTATTTTACTTTCATCAGTTCCTGTAATCGGAACAAAAATTCTAGTAATCATGATTCTCACCTCTCATGATAACCACTTTTTTTCTTTCTTTTATTCGTTTCATTTGGAAAAGAGTCTCCCTATCTTTTTCTTCCATTGTATCCTTAATATACGCTAAAGTAACTGAAGTATCTGGTATCATAAAATTTTCTAAAGCATTAACTCTCCGTTGGATTTTTTTCACTTCATGAGCTAATTTCCAAGCAGCACTTTCCAAACCGGCCACTTCAACGAGCAAATTTTTAATATTTGCTACTCCTTTAAAAAGCTCATCGAAAGCAGGACTTGTATTGGAAATTCCCATAGGAATTTTTGATAAATTTTCTCCCGTATCCCTAATAATCAATTGTGGTACAGGTACTCCCATGATAGAACGGAAAATCATATCTACTACAAAATCCTGTGGCATATTCTTCATCATCAAATCAAAAGTAAACCCATAAGTTTCTAACTTCACTAAAGCAAGTTGCCGATAAATTTTCTGTAATTGCTTATCTAAAAGTGTTCGTTTTTCTTTAATATTCGCTACTAAATTAGACAAATGCATAATAAAAACTTCACGTTTTTGCTCCAGAAGGCTATGTCCTTCTTTTGCCAAAGATAATTCCGCTTTCAAGATAGAATAATTACTTTTAGTGGGAGTAACATTCCGTTTGTTAGCCATGCTATTCTTCTTTTCCTTGATAATGGCGTAATAATTCTTGAGTACTCATATTAGTTAATTCGCTTCTGGGAAGAATTGACAAAATTTTCCATGCTAAATCCAAACTTTCATCAATTGATCTGTTTTCATCAAAACGCTGATTAATAAATTCTTCTTCAAACACTTTCCCAAATTTTAAATAATCCTGATCGATAGGGGTCATTTCCTCTTCGGAAACAATAGCAGCAATAGCTCTCACTTCTAAGGCTCGCGCATATGAAGAATATAACTGCATAAATAATTTTGGATGATCCTCACGCGTCAATCCTTGACCTATCGCATCTTTCATCAAGCGTGATAATGAAGGCAATAATTCAATAGGAGGTACAATACCTTGTCCAAAAAGATGTCGCCCCAAAACTACCTGTCCTTCCGTAATAAAACCAGTCAAATCTGGTACAGGATGAGTAATATCGTCACCAGGCATTGTAAGTATAGGAATTTGAGTAACAGATCCAGGGCAACCTTTCACACGTCCTGCTCTTTCATATATTGTAGAAAAATCAGAATACATATATCCCGGAAATCCTTTTCTAGAAGGTACTTCACCTCGTGCAGCAGCAATTTCACGCAATGATTCGGCATAAGCAGTCATATCAGTGAGAATAACTAACACATCCATCCCCTTATCATAAGCAAAATATTCAGCCAACGTTAAGGCAACTCTCGGAGTAATTAATCGTTCAATTGTCGGATCATCCGCTAAATTAAGAAACAATGCTGTATTTTTTAATGCTCCTGTAGATTTAAAAGAATCAATAAAAAATGCTGCATCATCATGTCTAATACCCATGGCAGCAAAAACAACAACAAAGGGATTACCACTTTTGGAGGTCGTCTGTGACACAATTTGCGCAGCTAACTGATTATGAGGTAGCCCTGCTCCCGAAAATATAGGTAATTTTTGCCCTCGTACTAGAGTATTCATAACATCAATCGCTGAAATCCCCGTTTGGATACAATCATGAGGATATTCTCGTTCTACTGGATTTAAAACTAACCCATTAACATCTCGCTCAAATTCAGGATTAGGAGCACGAAGACCATCAATAGGACACCCTAATCCATCAAAAATTCGGCCTAACATTTCAGTAGATACACCAATATGATATGTTTCACCCCAAAATTTTACAGAAACTTTTTTAGGATCTATCCCTGCTGAACTTCCATAAAGTTGTAAAACAGTAAATTTTTCGTTTACTTCAATAACGCGAGCTAATTTAACATCGCCTGTTTGGGTTGTTAAGGATGCAATTTCACCATATGCTGCATTTGCGATAGCATTAACAATCACCAAAGGTCCAACTACAGAATAAACACCTTCATAACTTTTTTGTATCTTAATATGCATTTTTTGCTCCTATAGATTGAGGAACATTTTCATATTTTATCAACAAAGCACTCATTTCGTCATTAACAAAATTTTCTAATTTGACAAATGCAGCTTCATCATCATTTGGTATTTCAAGCCTTGCTCTTATAAGCATCGGTACCGATTCCAAACTCCTAATTTCAAAAATTGGAGCCCCCATATTAATGATTTCTTCTGCTTTATGATAAAAATTCATCATCAATTTTAACAACCACATTTGTTTCTGGGGAGAAGAATACATATCGATTGCATCATAAGCATTTTGCTTAAGAAATCCTTCTTTTATAATTCTAGCCGCTTCTAATACCAATCGCTCAACATCAGGCAGAGCATCAGGACCAATCAATCGAACAATTTTTTGTAATTTATTTTCCCTTAGTAGCAGATCATATGCTTCTCTCCTAAGCACAACAGTATCGGAATTAACATGTTTTTCCCACCATTCTGAAACTAAATCGGCATATTCACTGTAACTTTGTACCCAATTAATAGAAGGATAATGTCGTGCTGACGCCAACGCTTTATCAAGCTCCCAAAATGCACGTACAAATCTTTTTGTATTTTGCGTGACAGGTTCCGAAAAATCCCCACCTGGAGGCGAAACTGCAGCAATCATCGTCACAGAACCTTTATTGCCATTACGCAATTCAACACTTCCTGCTCTTTCATAAAACGATGCCAATTTTGACCCCAAATATGCTGGAAATCCTTCCTCAGCTGGAATTTCTTCTAAGCGACCAGATAATTCTCGCAACGCTTCTGCCCAACGTGATGACGAATCAGCCATAACAGCAATATCATATCCCATATCACGATAATATTCTGCAATAGTAATGCCTGTATATATAGATGCCTCACGAGCTGTAACAGGCATATTAGATGTATTTGCTATCATAACAGTTCTATCAAATAATGGAGCTCCCGTTTTGGGATCAATCAGATGAGGAAATTCTTCCAATACTTCAGTAATTTCATTTCCTCGTTCGCCGCACCCTACATATACCACAATTTTAGCGTCAGACCATTTTGCTAATTGATGTTGTGTTATTGTTTTACCAGTACCAAATCCTCCCGGTATAGCAATTGCGCCACCTTTAGCTGCAGGAAAAAAAATATCAATAATACGCTGACCTGTCATTAAAGGCTCTGTAGGCAGAAATCGTTCTTTATAAGGACGCGGAATTTTAACAGGCCAACGATGACTTAATCGAATTTCATGGACATTACCATATTTATCTTGCACTGTAGCAATAACATCATCAATAGTATACA contains the following coding sequences:
- a CDS encoding V-type ATP synthase subunit A, with the protein product MNSIGIIIKINGPLVTAILTEPVQLMEMVKVSELYLIGEILSVEGQEAVIQVYENTDGLTLGHPVFGTGMPLSVELGPGLLAHVFDGIQRPLREIADATHSIYLERGISVPALDRKKKWQFTPTVKMHDELQLGAEIGTVPETELIQHKIMLPPNISGLLLSIMPEGLYTIDDVIATVQDKYGNVHEIRLSHRWPVKIPRPYKERFLPTEPLMTGQRIIDIFFPAAKGGAIAIPGGFGTGKTITQHQLAKWSDAKIVVYVGCGERGNEITEVLEEFPHLIDPKTGAPLFDRTVMIANTSNMPVTAREASIYTGITIAEYYRDMGYDIAVMADSSSRWAEALRELSGRLEEIPAEEGFPAYLGSKLASFYERAGSVELRNGNKGSVTMIAAVSPPGGDFSEPVTQNTKRFVRAFWELDKALASARHYPSINWVQSYSEYADLVSEWWEKHVNSDTVVLRREAYDLLLRENKLQKIVRLIGPDALPDVERLVLEAARIIKEGFLKQNAYDAIDMYSSPQKQMWLLKLMMNFYHKAEEIINMGAPIFEIRSLESVPMLIRARLEIPNDDEAAFVKLENFVNDEMSALLIKYENVPQSIGAKNAY